In one Nostoc sp. KVJ3 genomic region, the following are encoded:
- a CDS encoding NblA/ycf18 family protein, whose translation MNQPMKLSLEQQFSICSFATQVQNMSHDQAKDFLVKLYEQMVVREATYQELLKHQWGLDSGSTMA comes from the coding sequence ATGAACCAACCAATGAAACTATCCTTGGAACAGCAATTCAGCATCTGCTCATTTGCCACTCAGGTGCAAAATATGAGCCACGATCAAGCTAAAGACTTTTTAGTAAAGCTCTATGAGCAAATGGTAGTTCGTGAGGCAACTTATCAAGAGCTTCTTAAGCACCAGTGGGGCTTAGATTCCGGTTCCACTATGGCATAG
- a CDS encoding cell division protein FtsX: MFKSFTKLDYLLKETFLGLLRGGWMNWAAVSTVTVLLFLFGLSLQTSWQVEKLLYQFGSQLEVSVYLQPDTRVENIEPLIAKMPEVAAIQSIPKEQAWTKLVKEMKISDIEGATQQLGENPLVDEMKVKARNSQVVPTLATQLAKLPGVDTVEYIDEAVKRIAQLHRGLNWITLTITIILTLTAIAVTTTTIRLIVMARRQEIEIMQLVGATSAWIYLPFILQGIAFGLVGGAIAWSFISVIQQFLGKLLANQPEFIQVITNGVQLTSSQILLLPLILLSFGAAVGLMGSLFAVRRFAKG, translated from the coding sequence GTGTTTAAGTCTTTCACCAAACTTGACTACCTGCTCAAAGAAACTTTCCTCGGTTTATTGCGGGGGGGGTGGATGAATTGGGCAGCTGTTAGTACTGTTACGGTATTACTGTTTTTATTTGGTTTGAGTTTGCAAACCTCTTGGCAAGTCGAAAAACTCCTCTATCAGTTTGGTAGCCAGTTAGAGGTATCAGTTTATCTCCAACCGGATACGCGGGTTGAAAACATTGAGCCATTAATCGCCAAAATGCCAGAGGTAGCGGCGATACAAAGCATTCCCAAAGAACAAGCTTGGACTAAGTTAGTAAAGGAAATGAAAATTTCTGATATTGAAGGCGCTACCCAGCAACTAGGTGAGAATCCTTTGGTTGATGAGATGAAGGTGAAAGCCCGTAATTCTCAAGTTGTACCAACTTTAGCAACGCAATTGGCTAAGTTACCCGGAGTTGACACCGTGGAATATATCGATGAAGCAGTTAAACGCATTGCCCAGTTGCACCGGGGTCTGAACTGGATTACTTTAACAATTACAATTATTCTGACCTTAACAGCGATCGCAGTCACTACAACCACAATTCGGCTAATTGTTATGGCGCGACGGCAAGAAATTGAAATTATGCAACTGGTAGGAGCAACCTCTGCATGGATTTACCTACCGTTTATTTTACAAGGAATTGCCTTTGGTTTAGTTGGTGGTGCGATCGCTTGGAGTTTCATTTCTGTGATTCAACAGTTTCTCGGTAAGTTGCTAGCCAATCAACCTGAGTTTATCCAAGTTATCACCAACGGCGTGCAACTCACTTCATCTCAAATTTTATTATTGCCCCTAATTCTTTTAAGTTTCGGTGCAGCTGTAGGATTAATGGGAAGCTTATTTGCTGTCCGACGTTTTGCTAAAGGTTAG
- the def gene encoding peptide deformylase, with amino-acid sequence MPSEIAVEKKKLKNPPLELHYLGDRVLRQPAKRISKVDDELRRMVREMLQTMYSKDGIGLAAPQVGIHKQIIVIDLEPENAANPPLVLINPIIKQVSSDISVAEEGCLSIPNVYLDVKRPQVVEIAYKDEHGRPRTLKANDLLGRCIQHEMDHLNGVVFVDRVENSLTLAQELSKNGFSYQAVKPIP; translated from the coding sequence ATGCCCTCTGAAATTGCTGTAGAGAAAAAAAAGTTAAAAAATCCACCTTTGGAGCTTCATTATTTGGGCGATCGCGTGCTGCGTCAACCTGCAAAGCGGATTTCTAAAGTAGATGACGAACTTCGCCGGATGGTGCGCGAAATGCTGCAAACTATGTATAGCAAAGATGGCATTGGTTTGGCTGCCCCCCAAGTGGGAATTCACAAACAAATAATTGTCATCGACCTAGAACCAGAAAATGCAGCTAACCCGCCTTTAGTGTTGATTAACCCCATCATTAAACAAGTCAGCAGTGACATCTCTGTTGCTGAAGAAGGATGCTTGAGTATTCCTAATGTATATCTAGACGTAAAGCGTCCCCAAGTCGTAGAAATCGCCTATAAAGACGAGCATGGTCGTCCTCGGACATTAAAGGCTAATGACCTACTGGGACGCTGTATTCAGCACGAGATGGATCACCTCAACGGTGTGGTATTTGTAGACCGTGTGGAAAACTCCTTGACTTTAGCCCAGGAGCTATCTAAGAATGGCTTCTCGTATCAAGCGGTGAAACCAATACCATAG
- a CDS encoding DUF6825 family protein gives MSNPLVQAFFVGRAVAEVVNERLEVVLTDALSDLGKFDAEAREQLRQFTEEVLERANRSAEAANSGQATTGSGQASSDSGDLQADIDELRAEIALLRTELQHYRRTSA, from the coding sequence ATGAGTAACCCACTAGTACAAGCGTTTTTCGTCGGCAGAGCAGTAGCCGAAGTAGTTAATGAGCGTTTAGAGGTCGTCTTGACCGATGCTTTAAGTGATTTGGGCAAATTTGATGCAGAAGCTAGAGAGCAGTTGCGCCAGTTTACAGAAGAAGTCCTAGAGCGGGCAAATCGTTCAGCAGAAGCAGCTAATTCTGGTCAAGCTACTACAGGCAGTGGACAAGCCAGTTCTGATTCAGGTGACTTGCAAGCAGATATTGATGAATTAAGAGCAGAAATTGCTCTGTTAAGGACAGAATTGCAACATTATCGCCGAACTTCTGCGTAA
- a CDS encoding Stp1/IreP family PP2C-type Ser/Thr phosphatase — protein sequence MKLNFTGFSDPGLIRSNNQDAYYIDPEGRFFVVADGMGGHAGGEEASSIATKEIQAYLVANWESTKSSQELLEQALWGANEAILHDQQNHPERADMGTTVVAVIFRSPEPPWCAHVGDSRLYRFRESQLEQVTEDHTWVARAIKIGDITFEEARSHPFRHVLSRCLGREDLHQIDVQPLDVKVGDRLLLCSDGLTEELVEQKIASCLQDAPWLDKAAISLIESAKEHGGHDNITVVIVSLE from the coding sequence ATGAAACTTAATTTCACGGGTTTTAGCGATCCGGGACTTATTCGTTCTAATAATCAAGATGCTTACTATATCGACCCAGAAGGGCGGTTTTTCGTTGTCGCCGATGGAATGGGTGGTCATGCGGGAGGTGAGGAAGCGAGTAGTATTGCTACTAAGGAAATTCAGGCATATTTGGTAGCAAATTGGGAATCTACTAAATCTTCTCAAGAATTGTTAGAGCAAGCTTTGTGGGGTGCAAATGAAGCGATTTTGCACGATCAGCAAAATCATCCCGAACGCGCCGATATGGGTACAACAGTTGTAGCAGTGATTTTTCGCTCCCCAGAGCCGCCCTGGTGCGCTCATGTAGGTGATTCGCGACTGTATCGCTTCCGAGAGTCGCAATTAGAACAGGTAACGGAAGATCACACTTGGGTAGCACGAGCAATCAAAATCGGTGATATCACCTTTGAAGAAGCGCGATCGCATCCTTTTCGTCATGTATTATCGCGCTGTTTAGGACGTGAAGACTTGCATCAGATTGATGTGCAACCACTAGATGTCAAAGTTGGCGATCGCTTGCTCTTGTGTAGTGATGGTCTCACAGAAGAACTTGTTGAACAGAAGATTGCTAGCTGCCTCCAAGATGCTCCTTGGCTTGATAAAGCCGCCATCTCTCTGATTGAGTCCGCTAAGGAGCATGGAGGGCACGATAACATCACAGTTGTCATCGTCTCACTCGAATAA
- a CDS encoding DUF3598 family protein, translated as MKSQWECFLQNLGVWEGSFTNFSPQGTLLKDTSSRLSLEGLNNNETVRLTLNRSGMDDVIREFRSVGGGLLFFENGSFSEGVIQLGPFSEFGGELAFVHENRRLRLVQLFDKTSQLSRLVLIREHLAGTPVAERPPLQINDLLGEWQGQAVTIYRDLRSPDIYSTRLKIQLDDTGRLIQSTSFGECTITSTATIKGSIVLFDQDSEKQVQVLLLPDGASATSPLKVQLRQPLFLEAGWLIQPNLRQRMIRSYNEKGEWVSLTLVTEEKV; from the coding sequence ATGAAATCACAATGGGAATGTTTTCTGCAAAATCTTGGTGTATGGGAAGGTTCATTTACTAATTTTTCTCCCCAAGGTACGCTTCTGAAAGATACTTCTAGCCGGCTTTCACTGGAGGGTTTGAACAATAATGAGACAGTACGCCTAACTCTGAACCGTTCGGGAATGGATGATGTAATCAGAGAATTTAGGTCTGTAGGAGGGGGTTTGCTGTTTTTTGAAAATGGTTCATTTTCTGAAGGTGTAATTCAGTTAGGGCCATTTTCCGAATTTGGTGGAGAATTAGCTTTTGTTCATGAAAATCGCCGCTTACGTCTGGTACAACTGTTTGATAAAACCAGTCAGTTAAGTAGACTAGTTCTAATTCGAGAACACCTAGCTGGAACCCCAGTAGCAGAACGTCCACCTTTGCAGATAAATGACTTGTTGGGAGAATGGCAAGGACAAGCAGTGACAATCTATCGAGATTTGCGTTCGCCTGACATTTACTCTACAAGGTTGAAAATACAACTTGATGATACTGGGCGATTAATTCAAAGTACCTCTTTTGGGGAATGCACAATTACCTCAACTGCTACCATCAAGGGTTCCATCGTTCTCTTTGACCAAGATTCCGAAAAGCAAGTACAAGTATTATTGCTACCTGATGGCGCTTCTGCAACTTCTCCCCTCAAAGTGCAATTACGTCAACCCTTATTCTTGGAAGCAGGTTGGTTAATCCAGCCAAACCTGCGCCAGAGGATGATTCGCAGCTATAACGAGAAAGGCGAATGGGTTAGTCTAACATTAGTTACTGAAGAAAAAGTGTGA
- a CDS encoding Uma2 family endonuclease — MVKTPTKPLTLSEFLDLPETEPTSEYIDGRIIQKPMPQGEHSALQTELAPAINLVVKPNQIARAFCELRCTFGDRSIVPDISVFMWEKIPRKENGGVANVFSIAPDWTIEILSPDQSQTKVTKNILHCLKYGTQMGWLIDPQEQSVFVYLPDQPTTFYEELGIQLPVPELSRYMLFQTDVALVCLPVNSAHY; from the coding sequence ATGGTAAAAACCCCTACTAAACCCCTGACTCTCAGCGAATTCCTGGATCTGCCAGAGACAGAACCTACCAGTGAATATATTGATGGACGTATTATCCAAAAACCGATGCCGCAAGGAGAACACAGCGCACTTCAGACCGAGTTAGCACCTGCAATTAACTTGGTTGTCAAACCCAACCAGATTGCACGGGCTTTCTGTGAGCTTCGGTGTACTTTTGGCGATCGCTCAATTGTACCTGACATTTCTGTGTTTATGTGGGAGAAAATTCCCCGTAAAGAAAATGGTGGAGTTGCTAATGTCTTCTCAATTGCCCCAGATTGGACAATTGAAATTTTATCTCCCGATCAAAGTCAAACTAAAGTTACCAAAAATATTCTACATTGCCTGAAGTATGGCACTCAGATGGGATGGCTGATTGATCCTCAAGAACAATCTGTGTTTGTCTATTTGCCAGATCAACCAACTACTTTTTATGAAGAACTAGGAATACAGTTACCAGTGCCAGAATTGTCACGATATATGTTATTCCAGACCGATGTAGCTCTCGTTTGTCTGCCTGTAAACTCCGCGCATTATTGA
- a CDS encoding ABC1 kinase family protein — MEQGYSDKAYRWNREKYSSRRRFVDIWSFVLTLLFKLWLYNKSWSYPGGVTEVKQAARRKTQAVWIRNTLLDLGPTFIKVGQLFSTRADIFPVEYVEELAKLQDKVPAFSYEQVEATIEKELGKKIPELFHNFEPIPLAAASLGQVHKAVLHSGESVVVKVQRPGLKKLFEIDLQILKGITRYFQNHPKWGRGRDWLGIYEECCRILWEEIDYLNEGRNADTFRRNFRGYDWVNVPRVYWRYASSRVLTLEYLPGIKISQYEALEAAGLDRKLIARQGAQAYLLQLLNSGFFHADPHPGNIAISASGALIFYDFGMMGRIKSNVREGLMQTLFGIAQKDGDRVVQSLIDLGAIAPTDDMGPVRRSVQYMLDNFMDKPFENQSVAAISDDLYEIAYNQPFRFPATFTFVMRAFSTLEGVGKGLDPEFNFMEVAKPYAMQLMTDMNGSEGNTFINELSRQAAQVSSTAFGLPRRLEDTLEKLERGDMRLRVRSIETERLLRRQSSIQLSMSYALLISGFTLSATILVVGNHVWWALLPGLIALGISAILIRLILRLDRYDRMY; from the coding sequence ATGGAACAAGGTTATTCAGATAAAGCATACCGTTGGAATCGGGAAAAATACTCTAGCAGACGGCGTTTTGTAGACATTTGGTCTTTTGTTTTGACCTTATTGTTCAAACTTTGGCTATACAACAAATCTTGGAGTTATCCGGGTGGCGTGACTGAGGTAAAACAAGCTGCAAGACGCAAAACCCAAGCGGTCTGGATTCGCAATACCCTACTAGACTTAGGGCCAACCTTTATCAAAGTTGGGCAATTGTTTTCTACCCGTGCTGATATATTCCCTGTTGAATATGTAGAAGAACTAGCCAAATTACAAGACAAAGTACCAGCATTTAGCTATGAGCAAGTAGAAGCGACCATCGAGAAAGAATTAGGCAAAAAAATTCCTGAACTCTTCCATAATTTTGAACCGATTCCCTTAGCTGCTGCTAGCTTGGGGCAAGTACACAAAGCTGTGCTGCATAGTGGGGAATCGGTTGTTGTGAAAGTTCAACGTCCCGGATTAAAGAAGTTATTTGAAATAGATTTACAAATTCTTAAGGGAATTACCCGCTACTTTCAAAACCATCCCAAATGGGGACGGGGAAGAGATTGGTTAGGTATTTATGAAGAATGTTGTCGCATTCTTTGGGAAGAAATTGATTATCTTAATGAAGGTCGTAACGCTGATACTTTTCGCCGGAATTTTCGCGGCTACGATTGGGTGAATGTCCCAAGAGTATACTGGCGTTACGCCAGTTCCAGAGTACTAACTTTAGAATATCTCCCTGGAATTAAAATTAGCCAATACGAAGCTTTAGAAGCAGCCGGTTTGGATCGAAAGTTGATCGCTCGTCAAGGCGCTCAAGCCTACTTACTTCAGTTACTGAATAGCGGCTTTTTCCATGCCGATCCTCACCCAGGCAATATTGCCATTAGTGCAAGTGGGGCTTTAATATTCTACGATTTCGGCATGATGGGGCGGATTAAATCTAACGTCCGCGAAGGACTAATGCAAACACTGTTTGGCATCGCTCAAAAAGATGGCGATCGCGTTGTCCAATCTCTGATCGATTTAGGCGCGATCGCCCCAACCGATGACATGGGCCCAGTCCGGCGTTCCGTCCAGTATATGCTGGACAATTTCATGGATAAGCCTTTTGAAAACCAATCAGTGGCAGCAATCAGTGACGACCTTTATGAAATAGCTTATAATCAGCCATTTAGATTTCCAGCAACCTTCACCTTTGTGATGCGAGCCTTTTCTACCCTGGAAGGGGTAGGCAAAGGTTTAGATCCAGAGTTTAACTTTATGGAAGTTGCCAAACCTTATGCAATGCAGCTTATGACCGATATGAATGGTTCTGAGGGGAATACCTTTATTAACGAATTAAGTCGTCAAGCAGCTCAGGTAAGTAGTACTGCCTTTGGTCTACCACGTAGATTAGAGGATACGCTCGAAAAGCTAGAGCGGGGAGATATGCGCCTCCGTGTCCGGTCTATCGAAACCGAACGACTATTGCGACGACAGAGCAGTATTCAGCTCTCAATGAGCTATGCTCTTTTAATCAGTGGTTTCACACTTTCAGCTACGATCTTAGTAGTTGGCAATCATGTATGGTGGGCATTATTGCCTGGTTTAATTGCACTAGGGATTTCAGCGATCCTAATCAGACTGATTTTACGCCTAGACCGTTACGATCGGATGTATTAA